Proteins from one Kazachstania africana CBS 2517 chromosome 1, complete genome genomic window:
- the YGP1 gene encoding Ygp1p (similar to Saccharomyces cerevisiae SPS100 (YHR139C) and YGP1 (YNL160W); ancestral locus Anc_2.98), giving the protein MKLGFILSALVATSSVAEATPIWKRLTFRKDDSRANATSFVNATSIGYDTNYTNTTGVATVTTTVAAANATAVPNTLQGFNFTNATNITIPIVSNGTANYSNLTNFTFPAVPEELQVVVTGGIVPILNQTHLNYTVLFNTSLPLNATQLYNVSATVDELLTNDTKAVVITSSRRGLEGLGFFTAVVLDTTTPIVVTDDVALGILVANSTSAAGRGALVVDRRGLIYSGIFGPSDAPGAGIPIGIVNDQDEVIFYNDASLPAFIGTDSTIRTNYTMFTDAHAYQNVSSRILVPVVYDATYLASTVDSLASTLSGLVVVVSGPATNSTAVSIANNTMPVVYAKTVGPLSYVSTDAVPEGAIAGGYLTPVKAQVLLYIANANDVDYALLTSLF; this is encoded by the coding sequence atgaagTTAGGTTTTATTTTATCAGCTTTGGTCGCTACTAGTTCTGTCGCCGAAGCCACGCCAATATGGAAAAGGTTAACCTTTAGAAAGGACGACTCTCGTGCTAATGCAACTTCCTTTGTAAACGCAACAAGCATTGGATATGACACAAATTATACAAACACTACTGGTGTTGCAACTGTTACAACGACCGTAGCTGCTGCTAATGCTACTGCTGTTCCAAACACCCTCCAGGGcttcaattttacaaatgCAACAAATATCACTATTCCTATTGTGTCCAATGGAACTGCAAATTATTCGAACTTGACGAACTTCACTTTTCCAGCTGTTCCAGAGGAATTGCAAGTTGTCGTCACTGGCGGTATCGTTCCAATTCTCAATCAAACCCATCTAAACTATACTGTTTTATTTAACACATCTCTTCCATTGAATGCCACTCAATTGTATAATGTATCTGCAACTGTCGATGAGCTCTTAACTAACGACACTAAGGCCGTTGTTATTACTTCTAGTAGAAGAGGTTTGGAAGGTTTAGGTTTCTTCACTGCCGTTGTCCTTGACACTACGACACCAATTGTCGTTACTGATGATGTTGCCTTAGGTATTCTAGTTGCTAATAGTACCTCTGCTGCTGGACGCGGTGCATTAGTCGTGGATAGACGTGGTTTGATTTATTCAGGTATTTTCGGCCCCTCCGATGCTCCAGGCGCTGGTATTCCAATAGGTATCGTTAATGACCAAGACGAAGTTATTTTCTACAATGATGCTTCTTTACCGGCTTTCATCGGCACTGACTCAACAATTAGAACAAATTACACTATGTTTACTGATGCTCACGCCTATCAAAATGTTTCTAGCAGGATATTAGTCCCAGTTGTCTACGATGCAACTTATCTCGCAAGCACTGTAGATTCGTTAGCTTCCACTTTAAGTGGTTTGGTCGTTGTCGTTTCTGGTCCAGCAACCAATAGTACGGCAGTAAGTATTGCAAATAATACCATGCCTGTTGTGTACGCCAAGACAGTTGGTCCATTGAGCTATGTTAGTACTGATGCAGTTCCAGAGGGAGCAATTGCCGGTGGTTACTTGACCCCTGTCAAAGCTCAAGTTTTGTTATACATCGCTAATGCAAATGATGTTGACTATGCTTTGCTAACGTCATTATTTTGA
- the CBK1 gene encoding serine/threonine protein kinase CBK1 (similar to Saccharomyces cerevisiae CBK1 (YNL161W); ancestral locus Anc_2.96), with amino-acid sequence MFGSNPYNNSSGSGNSYQQQQQQQPYEPEMDMYQQIQRPPVAGFSNNYMRQQNSHQSLQDQLQEEGNGNVVHGGFTDLPGLNYPTTPTHQNNYIPPNLMNNAQQQQQQQQQPPAMTGIFKHNNNSNSMIQQQPHVRNDNSGASVNNFSQPAAPYPPSHYSNESDYSQHQNNMNTVMTPIQHSQNHYNQAIQQTPTRNFQASQPHQLQNMNASSNNASSNGDNNYMFFERRPDLLSKATQDRAAAVKLKVENFYQQSVKYAIERNERRVELEGELTSHNWSDERKSRQLSSLGKKESQFLRLRRTRLSLEDFQTVKVIGKGAFGEVRLVQKKDTGKIYAMKTLLKSEMYKKDQLAHVKAERDVLAGSDSPWVVSLYYSFQDAQYLYLIMEFLPGGDLMTMLIRWQLFTEDVTRFYMAECILAIETVHKLGFIHRDIKPDNILIDIRGHIKLSDFGLSTGFHKTHDSNYYKKLLQEDQANGGLTKPGQTVNNNGNNRQTMIVDSINLTMSNRQQIQTWRKSRRLMAYSTVGTPDYIAPEIFLYQGYGQECDWWSLGAIMYECLIGWPPFCSETPQETYRKIMNFEQTLQFPDDIHISYEAEDLIRRLLSHADQRLGRHGGADEIKNHPFFRGVDWNTIRQVEAPYIPKLSSITDTRFFPTDELENVPDSPAMVHAAKQREEMMKQGNVNNGAVKEDLPFIGYTYSRFDYLTRKNAL; translated from the coding sequence ATGTTTGGTAGCAACCCGTATAACAATTCTTCTGGATCTGGCAATTCGTACcagcagcaacaacaacaacagccGTACGAACCCGAAATGGATATGTATCAACAGATCCAGAGACCACCTGTTGCAGGTTTTAGTAATAACTATATGAGGCAACAAAATTCGCATCAATCGTTACAAGATCAGTTACAAGAAGAAGGGAATGGAAACGTAGTGCATGGCGGTTTCACAGATCTTCCGGGGTTAAACTATCCTACTACACCGACTCACCAAAATAACTATATTCCaccaaatttaatgaataatgcacaacaacaacaacaacaacaacaacaaccaCCAGCAATGACTGGAATTTTCAAGCATAAcaataattcaaatagCATGATACAGCAGCAACCACATGTACGGAATGATAATAGCGGTGCAAGTGTTAATAACTTCTCCCAACCTGCAGCTCCATATCCTCCTAgtcattattcaaatgaatcaGATTATAGCCAGCaccaaaataatatgaacACTGTAATGACACCAATTCAGCACAgtcaaaatcattataaCCAGGCAATTCAACAGACTCCAActagaaattttcaagcATCACAACCACATCAATTGCAGAATATGAATGCTAGTTCTAATAACGCTAGTTCTAATGGCGACAACAATTACATgttctttgaaagaaggCCAGATTTATTATCTAAAGCCACCCAAGATAGGGCTGCTGctgtaaaattgaaagttgaaaatttttatcaacaATCAGTCAAATATgccattgaaagaaatgagAGACGGGTAGAATTAGAGGGTGAATTAACGTCGCATAACTGGTCCGACGAAAGAAAATCAAGGCAATTAAGTTCTTTGGGTAAAAAGGAATCTCAGTTTTTAAGATtaagaagaacaagattATCATTAGAAGATTTCCAGACTGTTAAAGTTATTGGTAAAGGTGCATTCGGTGAAGTCAGATTGgttcaaaagaaagatacAGGTAAAATATATGCTATGAAGACACTTTTAAAATCAGAAATGTATAAGAAAGATCAATTAGCTCATGTCAAAGCAGAAAGAGATGTTCTTGCCGGTAGTGATTCTCCATGGGTGGTTTCCTTATATTATTCCTTCCAAGATGCTCAATACCTTTATTTAATCATGGAATTTTTACCGGGCGGTGATTTGATGACAATGTTGATTAGATGGCAATTATTTACTGAGGATGTCACCAGGTTTTACATGGCAGAGTGTATACTAGCAATTGAAACAGTTCATAAACTAGGGTTCATTCATAGGGATATAAAGCCTGACAATATTCTTATTGATATCAGAGGACACATCAAGTTATCTGATTTTGGTCTTTCTACTGGTTTCCACAAAACTCATGACTCgaattattataaaaaacTACTGCAAGAAGATCAAGCTAATGGTGGTTTAACTAAACCAGGTCAGACTGTGAATAATAATGGCAATAATAGGCAAACAATGATAGTAGACTCGATCAATCTAACCATGTCGAACAGACAACAAATCCAAACCTGGAGAAAGTCTCGTCGTCTAATGGCATACTCTACTGTGGGTACACCAGATTATATTGCACCTGAAATCTTTCTGTACCAAGGTTACGGTCAAGAATGTGATTGGTGGTCTCTTGGTGCCATCATGTATGAATGTTTAATAGGTTGGCCACCCTTTTGCTCGGAGACTCCACAAGAAACGTATCGTAAAATTATGAATTTTGAACAAACTTTACAATTTCCCGACGATATTCATATTTCTTATGAAGCTGAAGATTTAATCCGAAGACTTCTATCGCATGCAGATCAAAGATTGGGTAGACATGGCGGTGCAGATGAGATCAAGAACCATCCATTCTTCCGTGGTGTTGATTGGAATACGATCAGACAGGTTGAAGCGCCctatattccaaaattgaGTTCAATAACTGATACAAGATTTTTCCCAActgatgaattagaaaatgtaCCAGATTCTCCAGCTATGGTACATGCTGCCAAGCAAAGAGAAGAGATGATGAAGCAAGGTAATGTTAATAATGGGGCTGTCAAGGAAGATTTACCATTTATTGGTTACACTTACTCTAGGTTTGATTATTTGACGAGGAAAAATGCATTATAG